In Nonomuraea sp. NBC_00507, the following are encoded in one genomic region:
- a CDS encoding TioE family transcriptional regulator, whose protein sequence is MASRERLRPVDLAREHGLSTQAIRNYEQAGILPGAGRTPHGYRTYTVRHAQALRAFLALVPAHGHQTATSIMQAVNRDAVEDALKIIDESHAQLLDDRRTLLAVENALRDLAPSAPPGPGVTFIGPLARKLGIRPATLRKWEQAGLVRPRRDRQTGYRVYTAADVRDAQLAHQLRRGGYLLEQIAPLIEQVRAAGGLAPLEAALRDWHGRLSTRGRAMLSGAAELDAYLRHTAA, encoded by the coding sequence ATGGCATCCCGCGAACGGCTGAGGCCGGTGGATCTCGCCCGCGAACACGGCCTGTCCACGCAGGCGATCAGGAACTACGAGCAGGCCGGCATCCTCCCTGGCGCCGGTCGCACGCCCCATGGCTATCGCACCTACACCGTGCGGCACGCGCAAGCCCTCCGCGCGTTCCTCGCCCTGGTGCCCGCCCACGGCCACCAGACCGCGACCTCGATCATGCAGGCGGTGAACCGAGACGCGGTCGAGGACGCCCTGAAGATCATCGACGAGAGCCACGCCCAGCTCCTCGACGACCGCCGGACCCTTCTGGCCGTCGAGAACGCGCTCCGCGACCTGGCGCCCTCCGCCCCTCCAGGACCGGGCGTCACGTTCATCGGTCCCCTGGCCAGGAAACTCGGGATCCGGCCCGCGACGCTGCGCAAATGGGAGCAGGCCGGGCTGGTGCGGCCACGGCGCGACCGGCAGACCGGTTACCGGGTCTACACCGCGGCCGACGTACGGGATGCCCAGCTCGCGCACCAGCTCAGACGGGGCGGATACCTGCTGGAGCAGATCGCGCCGCTGATCGAGCAGGTGCGCGCGGCCGGCGGGCTGGCGCCCCTGGAGGCCGCCCTGCGGGACTGGCACGGCCGGCTGTCCACCCGCGGGCGCGCGATGCTGAGCGGCGCCGCCGAACTCGACGCCTACCTCCGCCACACCGCCGCCTGA